The DNA segment GAGCATCCTTTTGTTCAAGGTATTGGTAATGGTAGCCTGGAGGAGCAAAAATTTGCTTATTATGTAGGGCAGGATGCTTTTTTCTTAGCAGCCTTCGCCCGTGCTTACAGTATTGCTGCGGCTAAATCACCAGACTGGATAGGTTTTACTACGTTTCACAATTTAGCTGGTGGTGTATTGGCAGAGATGCGTCTACATGAAAGCTACGCAGTCCAATGGGGAGTTGATTTACATTCTGTGCAACCAGGAGTGGCTACCCGTCGCTATACCGATTTTTTGTTGGCTACTGCTTGGGGTGGAGATGTAGGTTTAACTGCTGCGGCCATGTCTCCTTGTATGCGTCTGTATGCTTTTTTGGGAGAACAGTTAGCTAAGAATGGTATTCCTAATCATCAATACGCTGATTGGATTCGGACTTACTGTAGTGCTGATTTTCTACCATTAGTACAACAATTGGAAAGTTTAGTAGAAAACTATGCTACTGCTAATACCTTAACCAGTTCAACTTATCGCTACGCCATGCTTTGCGAACAAGAATTTTTTCAAGCAGCCTGGATGATTTAATCACAGCACATTCTATAGAACTCATATTTGATTTTTGAATAA comes from the Nostoc sp. PCC 7120 = FACHB-418 genome and includes:
- a CDS encoding TenA family protein, with product MTFSNQLWTANQDLAAACLEHPFVQGIGNGSLEEQKFAYYVGQDAFFLAAFARAYSIAAAKSPDWIGFTTFHNLAGGVLAEMRLHESYAVQWGVDLHSVQPGVATRRYTDFLLATAWGGDVGLTAAAMSPCMRLYAFLGEQLAKNGIPNHQYADWIRTYCSADFLPLVQQLESLVENYATANTLTSSTYRYAMLCEQEFFQAAWMI